A single Triticum dicoccoides isolate Atlit2015 ecotype Zavitan chromosome 2A, WEW_v2.0, whole genome shotgun sequence DNA region contains:
- the LOC119352538 gene encoding uncharacterized protein LOC119352538 → MEGELRKETEMESSKGTEYEKKLEILRKARHDVTRLLNKGKYPARHRALLATQQHFLSEERNILMMMGKSRTEIHRYPDSDSDSGDSGSLLSMEPQLGITKRTEMEGELRKEQERISKLRDQLTKTCESSTDPATQRIFLDQLDELWMEEDTLLTMMRESGMDVQRASGSDTNNIDPDSGDEMGSSGVHPSLIRMESRLRKEMMEMDSSKGTTEIESGKEQEMVGKLSKEHQRLRKVRYQLNKRCQSTKDPATQSILSTQQEILWTKEQALLTIMRQSGMEIERDPDSDSGNEMGTDSPLISMQWGLSKGTERDASGKEMGQMGHDDLVVALSSHLEVLRREISFLRTEVTSWGNGLAGNGNKADQEHIIMSNLSLDDTLLKKNVNLPYLGCQTEDVMDFLLVETQQLLYRFNSFASILQKFRIPISSDKIEKLRLISNVLVGISELIKRHKSAAAKGHGDHLDCVGWDATWGCSTRKHGAFDDITTLSPMQFTACTPGIFPFSSVAGPALQIYSVRLVNLNRNLSWPLDVYGVVAARDDFDNNLNILFRRSSANCQRIKKEDPFLHLIGPSRAIVAGEPVLFQIDLKLKYGAQFEHTASFTANQSYRSIKRCDTMQIRNSCCTAKIRLGRVAPAIQATIVGVRVVEGEWPFKYGCNVSCLFSPADATEGCAAEVVLLDCRAKKMRAGSDGYLSLSRNVVAVGLQGTLRVVTGAYSKSGLNIVRKYHVEFPIQQCQTNSFRCSIDGSTLEIVVAWSRLVMDKHDHVLDGY, encoded by the exons ATGGAGGGGGAGCTCAGGAAGGAGACGGAGATGGAGTCCAGCAAGGGGACGGAGTATGAGAAGAAACTCGAGATTCTCAGGAAGGCTCGGCACGATGTCACGAGGCTGCTCAACAAAGGCAAGTACCCGGCCAGGCATAGGGCACTCTTGGCTACCCAGCAGCATTTCTTGTCGGAGGAGCGAAATATCCTCATGATGATGGGCAAGTCCCGGACGGAGATTCATAGGTATCCCGATTCCGATTCCGATTCTGGCGATTCAGGGTCCCTCCTAAGTATGGAGCCCCAATTGGGAATCACCAAGCGGACGGAGATGGAGGGGGAGCTCAGGAAAGAGCAGGAGAGGATCAGCAAGCTTCGGGACCAACTAACCAAGACTTGTGAATCCTCCACGGACCCGGCGACGCAGAGGATATTCTTGGATCAGCTGGATGAACTCTGGATGGAGGAGGACACACTCCTCACCATGATGAGAGAATCCGGGATGGACGTTCAGAGGGCTTCCGGTTCCGATACCAACAATATCGATCCCGATTCCGGCGATGAGATGGGCAGTTCGGGCGTGCACCCATCCCTCATAAGGATGGAGTCGAGACTCAGGAAGGAGATGATGGAGATGGATTCCAGCAAGGGGACGACCGAGATCGAGTCCGGCAAAGAGCAGGAGATGGTGGGCAAACTCAGCAAGGAGCACCAGAGACTCAGGAAGGTTCGGTACCAACTCAACAAGAGGTGCCAGTCCACCAAGGACCCGGCGACGCAAAGTATACTCTCGACTCAGCAGGAGATACTCTGGACCAAGGAGCAAGCACTCCTCACCATCATGAGGCAGTCGGGGATGGAGATTGAGAGGGATCCCGATTCCGATTCCGGCAATGAGATGGGCACAGATTCGCCCCTCATAAGCATGCAGTGGGGACTCAGCAAGGGGACGGAGAGAGACGCCAGTGGCAAGGAGATGGGTCAGATGGGTCATGacgacttggttgttgctctttctAGCCACCTTGAGGTGCTTAGGAGGGAGATCTCGTTCCTGAGGACAGAGGTCACGTCCTGGGGCAATGGGTTGGCTGGAAATGGAAACAAGGCTGATCAAGAGCACATCATCATGTCTAACCTGTCCCTCGATGACACTCTACTCAAGAAGAACGTGAATTTGCCTTACCTCGGTTGCCAGACTGAGGATGTGATGGATTTCCTGCTCGTCGAGACGCAGCAGTTGCTCTATCGCTTCAACTCTTTCGCGTCCATTCTACAAAAATTCAGAATCCCCATATCTTCGGACAAGATTGAGAAGCTGCGTCTCATATCCAATGTACTTGTGGGCATCTCGGAGCTTATCAAAAGGCATAAATCTGCTGCTGCCAAGGGTCATGGAGATCATTTGGACTGTGTAGGCTGGGATGCTACGTGGGGATGCTCGACGAGAAAACATGGTGCCTTTGACGACATAA CGACATTGAGTCCTATGCAATTCACGGCTTGCACGCCTGGAATCTTCCCATTCTCGTCCGTGGCAGGCCCTGCCTTGCAGATCTATTCAGTCAGGCTCGTTAATCTTAACCGGAATCTGAGTTGGCCACTTGATGTCTACGGCGTGGTCGCTGCACGCGACGATTTTGACAACAACCTCAACATTCTCTTCCGCCGGTCAAGTGCAAACTGCCAAAGAATTAAGAAAGAG GACCCATTTTTGCACTTGATTGGCCCGTCTCGTGCAATTGTGGCTGGCGAACCTGTTTTGTTTCAAATTGACCTGAAATTGAAGTATGGAGCACAGTTTGAACATACAGCATCGTTCACTGCCAACCAAAGTTACCGCTCTATCAAGCGGTGTGACACCATGCAGATCCGCAACTCCTGTTGTACAGCAAAGATAAGACTTGGGCGAGTTGCTCCAGCAATCCAGGCGACAATAGTAGGTGTTCGTGTGGTTGAAGGGGAGTGGCCTTTTAAGTATGGATGTAACGTTTCTTGCTTGTTTTCTCCTGCTGATGCAACGGAGGGATGCGCCGCAGAAGTCGTCTTGCTTGACTGTCGTGCTAAAAAGATGCGTGCAGGATCAGATGGGTATCTTTCTTTGTCAAGAAATGTTGTGGCAGTGGGATTGCAGGGCACACTCCGAGTCGTCACAGGAGCATACTCAAAGTCCGGACTCAATATTGTTCGAAAATATCATGTCGAATTTCCTATCCAGCAGTGTCAGACAAATAGTTTTAGATGCTCAATTGATGGCTCCACATTGGAGATAGTTGTTGCTTGGTCTCGCCTTGTCATGGACAAGCATGATCATGTACTCGATGGTTATTGA